One Paracoccaceae bacterium genomic region harbors:
- a CDS encoding RraA family protein produces MMPEMLDPDLLALLRRVDTPTVCNAIEVAQGQRGFQGYTRGTMLCSAPDEPAMVGFAVTARIAGLAPPTEDKLTLRTRRMDYYRAMAEAPKPSVAVVEDVDYPGCVAAYWGEVNTAIHKGFGMSGALTNGVMRDLADLEPGFPVVAGSVGPSHGFVHVREVGTPVTIFGLTVATGDLVHADRHGAVVIPPDVIPRLADAIGKLLATEKLVLGPARAPGFDFAAFETAWTAFENART; encoded by the coding sequence ATGATGCCCGAGATGCTCGACCCCGACCTTCTGGCCCTGTTGCGCCGGGTCGATACGCCCACGGTCTGCAACGCCATTGAGGTGGCACAGGGGCAACGCGGGTTTCAGGGATATACCCGCGGCACGATGCTGTGCTCGGCCCCGGACGAGCCTGCGATGGTCGGCTTTGCCGTCACGGCACGGATCGCGGGCCTCGCCCCCCCGACCGAGGACAAGCTGACCCTGCGCACCCGCCGCATGGACTATTACCGGGCAATGGCCGAGGCCCCGAAGCCCTCGGTCGCGGTGGTCGAGGATGTGGACTATCCGGGCTGCGTTGCCGCCTACTGGGGTGAGGTGAACACCGCCATCCACAAGGGATTTGGCATGTCCGGAGCGCTTACCAACGGTGTGATGCGCGATCTGGCGGATCTTGAGCCGGGCTTTCCCGTGGTCGCGGGTTCGGTCGGTCCCAGCCATGGCTTCGTTCATGTGCGCGAGGTGGGCACCCCGGTGACGATCTTCGGGCTGACCGTGGCGACGGGCGACCTGGTCCACGCCGACCGGCACGGTGCGGTCGTGATTCCGCCCGATGTGATCCCGCGCCTGGCCGACGCCATCGGCAAGCTGCTTGCCACCGAAAAGCTGGTGCTCGGCCCCGCGCGGGCCCCGGGCTTCGACTTCGCCGCGTTCGAAACCGCATGGACCGCCTTTGAAAACGCCCGCACCTGA
- a CDS encoding amidase, whose translation MNPADLPIPEAAQRLRAGSLTAAALTEAHLARIAVRDADVGAFVVVTRDMALAAAARADAAFGAGVDLGPMQGIPFAIKDLIDMGGVPSTYGSRRHAAHVPATDAEVVARLVAGGAVPIGKVATYEYALVGPSFDQPYPPARNPWNRSHITGGSSSGSAAAVAAGLVRVAIGTDTGGSVRSPACYCGVVGLKPTHGSLPAEGVFPLSPTLDHIGVLAATVDEAAICMAAMGAPPRVAAQDVRGLRIGYARDWFCDDPACHPAVLAALDDTAGVLTLLGARVELTTLPDYPLLEATGAVILHAEALAHHLGSMRTDGARYGRQAYQSLAAGVGLTDADLGHARTVAGRLRVAMDACLAPFDAVLTACVLAPAPPFSDFSDDRAIWTAMRTLPFNVTGHPVLALPVGFAEGLPLGAQIIARHGDEPMALRIGAALEAATDAGAQRPYMRA comes from the coding sequence ATGAACCCCGCTGACCTGCCAATTCCCGAGGCGGCGCAGCGGCTGCGGGCGGGCAGCCTGACGGCCGCTGCCCTGACCGAGGCCCATCTGGCCCGGATCGCCGTCCGTGACGCGGATGTCGGCGCCTTCGTCGTGGTGACACGCGACATGGCCCTTGCCGCCGCCGCTCGGGCAGACGCCGCCTTCGGCGCCGGCGTCGATCTTGGGCCGATGCAGGGGATTCCCTTTGCCATCAAGGATCTCATCGACATGGGGGGGGTGCCCTCGACCTACGGATCGCGCCGTCATGCCGCGCATGTTCCAGCCACGGATGCCGAGGTGGTGGCGCGGCTGGTGGCCGGGGGGGCCGTGCCCATCGGCAAGGTCGCGACCTACGAGTATGCACTGGTCGGACCGAGTTTCGATCAGCCGTATCCCCCTGCCCGGAATCCCTGGAACAGATCGCACATCACCGGCGGGTCATCATCCGGCTCGGCTGCGGCGGTCGCCGCCGGGCTGGTCAGGGTGGCCATCGGCACGGATACCGGCGGCTCGGTGCGTTCGCCCGCCTGCTACTGCGGGGTCGTCGGGTTGAAGCCCACCCATGGCAGCCTGCCCGCAGAGGGCGTGTTTCCGCTTTCCCCGACGCTCGACCATATCGGCGTGCTTGCGGCGACCGTGGACGAGGCTGCGATCTGCATGGCGGCCATGGGCGCCCCGCCCCGCGTGGCGGCACAGGATGTCCGGGGACTTCGGATCGGCTATGCCCGCGACTGGTTCTGTGACGATCCCGCATGCCACCCGGCCGTGCTGGCCGCGCTCGATGACACTGCGGGCGTGCTGACCCTGCTGGGTGCCAGGGTCGAGCTCACGACATTGCCCGACTATCCGCTGCTCGAGGCGACAGGCGCGGTGATCCTGCACGCCGAGGCCCTGGCGCATCACCTGGGCAGCATGCGCACCGACGGTGCGCGCTATGGACGACAAGCCTATCAGAGCCTTGCCGCAGGGGTGGGCCTCACCGATGCCGATCTGGGCCATGCACGCACCGTTGCCGGCCGCCTGCGCGTGGCGATGGATGCCTGCCTGGCCCCCTTTGACGCTGTGCTGACGGCCTGCGTCCTGGCCCCCGCGCCGCCCTTCTCGGATTTCTCGGATGACCGCGCGATCTGGACGGCCATGCGTACCCTGCCCTTCAACGTGACCGGCCATCCGGTACTGGCCCTGCCGGTCGGATTTGCGGAAGGCTTGCCACTTGGGGCACAGATCATTGCGCGTCACGGCGACGAGCCGATGGCACTGCGCATCGGCGCCGCACTGGAGGCGGCGACCGATGCGGGGGCTCAGCGTCCCTACATGCGCGCCTGA
- a CDS encoding RNA polymerase subunit sigma-70, with protein MSAADEIEKAARLSYGRLVAILATRTGGVSDAMDALSDAVLRALETWPARGIPDRPEAWLIATARNRVADAGRQSARAARAAETLALLEEERAEMAQAATPDPTLNLMFVCAHPAIEARMRTPLMLQLVLGLDARRMAGAFLIPPGTLGQRLTRARSKIEAARIGYAVPEGRDLGPRLTHVLDAIYVAFTVGIDGEGAGDVKSTSLAREALWLGSLVAARMPGASEAQALFALMLYTQARRPARLDASGCLIPLAQQDTALWDARMLDDADLALRLAARNPTLGRYQIEASIAAAHAARRHGQRTDQQAITALYRGLVALHPTIGARVGLAGALADAGDSSAALAVLDAADPAFAQSYQPWWAVRAHALSRTGDPALAAEAYARAMALTADPAMRRFLARQRAALAC; from the coding sequence GTGAGCGCAGCCGACGAGATCGAGAAGGCGGCGCGCCTGTCGTATGGCAGGCTCGTCGCCATTCTCGCCACCCGAACCGGCGGGGTGTCCGACGCGATGGACGCCCTGTCGGACGCGGTCCTGCGTGCGCTGGAGACCTGGCCCGCACGCGGGATCCCTGACCGTCCCGAGGCATGGCTTATCGCGACCGCGCGGAACCGCGTCGCCGATGCCGGGCGTCAGTCGGCCCGGGCCGCCCGGGCCGCCGAAACCCTCGCCCTGCTGGAGGAGGAACGTGCCGAGATGGCACAGGCCGCAACCCCTGACCCGACGCTGAACCTGATGTTCGTCTGTGCGCATCCGGCCATCGAAGCCCGAATGCGCACGCCCTTGATGCTGCAACTGGTGTTGGGCCTCGACGCGCGGCGGATGGCAGGGGCGTTTCTGATCCCGCCCGGCACACTCGGCCAGCGGCTGACCCGGGCCCGGTCCAAAATCGAGGCGGCACGTATCGGCTATGCCGTTCCAGAGGGGCGCGACCTCGGGCCAAGGCTGACCCATGTGCTCGACGCCATCTATGTCGCCTTCACCGTGGGGATCGATGGCGAGGGGGCGGGCGATGTGAAATCCACCTCTCTGGCGCGCGAGGCCCTCTGGCTGGGCAGTCTTGTGGCGGCGCGGATGCCCGGCGCATCCGAAGCCCAGGCTCTGTTCGCGCTGATGCTCTACACCCAGGCACGGCGCCCGGCGCGCCTTGACGCGTCCGGCTGCCTCATACCCTTGGCGCAGCAGGACACGGCCCTGTGGGACGCGAGAATGCTGGACGACGCCGATCTGGCGTTGCGGCTGGCGGCCCGCAACCCGACGCTTGGCCGTTACCAGATCGAAGCCTCCATCGCCGCCGCCCACGCCGCCCGCCGACATGGGCAAAGGACCGATCAGCAGGCGATCACCGCGCTCTATCGCGGTCTAGTGGCGCTGCATCCGACCATCGGCGCCCGGGTTGGTTTGGCAGGAGCCCTCGCCGACGCCGGCGATTCTTCTGCCGCGCTGGCCGTACTGGACGCAGCCGATCCTGCCTTCGCACAGTCCTATCAGCCTTGGTGGGCGGTGCGCGCCCATGCTTTGAGCCGGACCGGCGATCCCGCCCTGGCGGCCGAGGCCTATGCCCGCGCCATGGCCCTGACCGCCGATCCGGCCATGCGCCGGTTCCTCGCCCGGCAGCGGGCTGCCCTGGCCTGTTGA
- a CDS encoding cobalamin-independent methionine synthase II family protein — protein MSILTTHVGSLPRAQAVVDQLFARERREPHDPKTFDAVMTSAVSEVVRRQVAAGVDIVSDGETSKISYATYVKDRYTGFDGDSPRNAPADLKLFPSFLDRLAREGGTPKYARPMCVGEVKSRGQGELHKDIANLKAAMAEHGAARGFMNAASPGVISLFLQNAHYPDRGAYLAALADAMRDEYRTIVAAGLDLQLDCPDLALSRHMLFNDLSDDEFVKVAETHVEALNHALDGIPEDRIRIHICWGNYEGPHVCDIDMAKVFPVLMKARATYVLFETANPRHGHEWTVFRDRAREIPDHKVLVPGVVDTTTNFVEHPDLVAQRLQRFTAIVGRDRVIAGSDCGFGTFAGFGAVDPEIAWAKLATMAEGARRAA, from the coding sequence ATGTCCATTCTGACGACGCATGTCGGCTCCCTTCCCCGCGCGCAGGCGGTGGTTGACCAGCTTTTCGCCCGTGAACGTCGCGAGCCGCACGACCCCAAGACATTCGACGCCGTGATGACCTCCGCGGTGTCCGAGGTGGTTCGCCGCCAGGTTGCCGCCGGGGTCGACATCGTCAGCGATGGCGAGACATCCAAGATATCCTACGCGACCTACGTCAAGGATCGCTACACCGGCTTCGACGGCGACAGCCCGCGCAACGCGCCTGCCGACCTGAAGCTGTTCCCCAGCTTCCTCGACCGCCTTGCACGCGAGGGCGGCACCCCGAAATATGCCCGCCCGATGTGTGTGGGCGAGGTGAAGTCGCGGGGTCAGGGCGAGTTGCACAAGGACATCGCCAACCTTAAGGCGGCAATGGCCGAACACGGCGCGGCGCGGGGCTTCATGAATGCCGCCTCGCCCGGCGTGATCTCTCTGTTCCTGCAGAACGCGCATTACCCCGACCGTGGCGCCTATCTGGCCGCCCTGGCCGACGCGATGCGCGACGAATACCGCACCATCGTCGCGGCCGGCCTGGACCTGCAGCTGGACTGCCCCGACCTCGCCCTGTCGCGGCACATGTTGTTCAACGATCTGAGCGACGACGAATTCGTGAAGGTCGCGGAAACCCATGTCGAGGCGCTGAACCATGCGCTCGACGGCATCCCGGAAGATCGCATCCGCATCCATATCTGCTGGGGCAACTACGAAGGCCCGCATGTCTGCGACATCGACATGGCAAAGGTATTCCCCGTTCTGATGAAGGCCCGCGCAACCTATGTGCTGTTCGAGACCGCGAACCCACGCCATGGCCATGAATGGACCGTGTTCCGCGACCGCGCCCGCGAGATACCCGATCACAAGGTGCTCGTGCCGGGCGTCGTCGACACGACCACGAACTTCGTCGAGCACCCCGACCTTGTGGCACAGCGACTGCAGCGGTTTACCGCGATCGTCGGGCGTGACCGGGTGATCGCCGGATCGGACTGCGGGTTCGGCACCTTCGCGGGCTTCGGCGCGGTCGACCCGGAAATCGCCTGGGCCAAGCTTGCGACGATGGCCGAGGGCGCGCGGCGCGCGGCATGA
- the hisD gene encoding histidinol dehydrogenase: protein MPNPSALPAGLTWLKAPARNSTTDTASVEGLVQEILAAVRDRGDAAVRDYSLRFDKAELDAFEVSMEDRLAAVEALAPQTRADTEFAIANVRKFAEAQLSTILPLDVETLPGVYMGHRVIPIQTVGCYVPGGRFPLLSAPIMTIVPAKVAGVDQVVACLPPNAHRAMIAGCHLSGADRIFRIGGAQAIAAMAYGTETVPQVNKIVGPGNAFVNEAKRQVFGPVGIDQLAGPSEIYILADQTGDAAMIATDLLAQAEHDVRTRVGLITTDAALATAVLAEVEAQLGTLSTASVAAPAWRDYGEIILCDSEAAMIACSDHIAAEHLQLHTADPHDMAKRLRNYGSLFIGELASVVYSDKCSGTNHTLPTMAAGRYTGGLWVGAYVKIATHQWLDERGVRAVAPPAVRQSASEGLEGHRRAAQLRLDRLQARM from the coding sequence ATGCCGAACCCTTCCGCCCTGCCAGCAGGATTGACCTGGCTCAAGGCCCCGGCCCGCAACTCCACCACTGACACCGCCTCGGTCGAGGGGCTGGTCCAGGAAATTCTTGCCGCCGTGCGCGATCGTGGTGACGCGGCAGTCCGCGACTATTCGCTGCGCTTCGACAAGGCGGAACTCGACGCCTTCGAGGTTTCGATGGAGGATCGGCTGGCGGCGGTCGAGGCGCTTGCCCCGCAGACCCGCGCCGATACCGAATTCGCCATCGCGAACGTCCGCAAGTTCGCCGAGGCGCAACTGTCCACGATCCTGCCGCTGGACGTCGAGACCCTGCCGGGGGTCTACATGGGGCACCGCGTGATCCCGATCCAGACGGTGGGCTGCTATGTGCCGGGCGGACGCTTTCCGCTGCTGTCGGCGCCGATCATGACCATCGTCCCGGCCAAGGTGGCGGGCGTGGATCAGGTCGTGGCCTGCCTGCCACCCAATGCACACCGGGCGATGATTGCGGGCTGCCATCTGTCGGGGGCGGACCGCATCTTCCGTATCGGTGGCGCGCAGGCGATTGCGGCGATGGCCTATGGCACCGAAACGGTGCCGCAGGTGAACAAGATCGTCGGCCCCGGCAACGCCTTCGTGAACGAGGCCAAGCGCCAGGTCTTCGGCCCTGTCGGCATTGACCAGCTTGCAGGCCCGTCAGAGATCTACATTCTGGCCGACCAGACCGGGGATGCGGCCATGATCGCGACCGACCTGCTGGCGCAGGCCGAGCATGACGTGCGCACCCGCGTCGGGTTGATCACCACGGATGCCGCCCTGGCAACGGCGGTGCTGGCCGAGGTCGAGGCGCAGCTGGGTACGCTGTCCACGGCCTCTGTCGCTGCCCCCGCGTGGCGGGACTACGGCGAGATCATCCTCTGCGACAGCGAGGCCGCGATGATCGCCTGCTCCGACCATATTGCCGCCGAACACCTGCAGCTTCATACCGCCGATCCGCATGACATGGCAAAGCGTCTGCGCAACTATGGGTCGCTGTTCATCGGCGAACTGGCCAGCGTCGTCTATTCCGACAAATGCTCGGGTACCAACCACACCCTGCCCACCATGGCGGCCGGGCGCTACACCGGGGGTCTGTGGGTCGGGGCCTATGTGAAGATCGCCACGCATCAGTGGCTGGATGAACGCGGCGTGCGGGCCGTCGCGCCGCCCGCCGTGCGGCAGAGCGCGTCCGAAGGGCTTGAGGGCCATCGCCGCGCGGCGCAACTGCGCCTCGACCGGCTTCAGGCGCGCATGTAG
- the rpmB gene encoding 50S ribosomal protein L28 → MSRVCELSGKGPMVGNNISHANNKTKRRFLPNLNEVTLISDILGQSFKLRISAHALRTVDHRGGLDGFLAKAKDDELSPKALKIKRDVEKAQTAA, encoded by the coding sequence ATGTCGCGCGTGTGCGAACTCAGTGGCAAGGGCCCGATGGTGGGCAACAACATCAGCCACGCCAACAACAAGACCAAGCGGCGCTTCCTGCCGAACCTGAACGAGGTCACGCTGATCTCGGACATCCTCGGCCAGTCGTTCAAGCTTCGGATCTCGGCGCATGCCCTGCGCACGGTCGATCACCGCGGCGGGCTTGACGGTTTCCTCGCCAAGGCGAAGGATGACGAACTGTCGCCCAAGGCGCTGAAGATCAAGCGCGACGTGGAAAAGGCGCAGACCGCCGCCTGA
- the lepA gene encoding translation elongation factor 4 translates to MTELSHIRNFSIVAHIDHGKSTLADRLIQLTGTVAAREMKEQILDSMDIERERGITIKANTVRIEYPAKDGQTYILNLIDTPGHVDFAYEVSRSMRAVEGSLLVVDASQGVEAQTLANVYQALDAGHEIVPVLNKIDLPAAEPDRVRQQIEDVIGLDASDAVLISAKSGLGIPEVLEAIVTRLPAPQGDRDAPLKAMLVDSWYDAYLGVVVMIRVMDGVVRKGDRIKMMQTGAAYGIDRLAVLKPEMRDIAELGPGEIGVFTASIKQVRDTRVGDTITHERKPCTTALPGFKPAQPVVFCGLFPVDAADFDALRDAIEKLSLNDASFSSEMETSAALGFGFRCGFLGLLHLEVIRDRLEREYDLDLITTAPSVVFKLHMKSGQVVELHNPADMPDVMLIDHIQEPRIKATIMVPDEYLGDILKLCQDRRGIQLNLTYAGSRAMVEYDLPLAEVVFDFYDRLKSVTKGYASFDYQLAEYREDHLVKMSILVNEEPVDALSMMVHRDRAEMRGRAMVEKLKDLIPRHMFKIPIQAAIGGRVIARETLSAMRKDVTAKCYGGDATRKKKLLEKQKAGKKRMRQFGKVEIPQEAFISALKMDG, encoded by the coding sequence ATGACCGAGCTTTCGCACATCCGCAACTTCTCCATCGTGGCGCACATCGACCACGGCAAATCCACGCTGGCCGACCGCCTGATCCAGCTGACGGGCACGGTCGCCGCGCGCGAGATGAAGGAGCAGATCCTCGACAGCATGGATATCGAGCGCGAGCGCGGCATCACCATCAAGGCCAACACCGTCCGCATCGAATATCCCGCGAAGGACGGCCAGACCTATATCCTGAACCTGATCGACACCCCTGGCCACGTCGACTTCGCCTATGAGGTCAGCCGCTCGATGCGCGCCGTCGAGGGCTCGCTGCTCGTGGTCGACGCATCGCAGGGGGTCGAGGCGCAGACGCTCGCCAATGTCTACCAGGCGCTCGACGCCGGGCACGAGATCGTGCCGGTGCTGAACAAGATCGACCTTCCCGCCGCCGAGCCCGACCGTGTCCGCCAACAGATCGAGGACGTGATCGGCCTGGACGCGTCGGATGCGGTGCTGATCTCGGCCAAGTCGGGCCTCGGCATTCCCGAGGTGCTCGAGGCCATCGTCACCCGCCTGCCCGCGCCGCAGGGCGACCGCGACGCGCCGCTCAAGGCCATGCTGGTGGATTCCTGGTACGATGCCTATCTCGGCGTCGTCGTGATGATCCGCGTCATGGACGGCGTGGTCCGCAAGGGCGACCGCATCAAGATGATGCAGACCGGCGCCGCCTACGGCATCGACCGCCTCGCCGTTCTCAAGCCCGAGATGCGCGACATCGCCGAGCTTGGCCCCGGCGAGATCGGCGTCTTCACCGCCTCGATCAAGCAGGTCCGCGACACCCGCGTCGGCGACACCATCACCCATGAACGCAAGCCCTGCACCACCGCCCTGCCGGGCTTCAAGCCCGCGCAGCCTGTGGTGTTCTGCGGTCTCTTCCCCGTCGATGCCGCCGATTTCGACGCCCTGCGCGACGCCATCGAGAAGCTCTCGCTCAACGACGCCTCCTTCAGTTCCGAGATGGAAACCTCTGCCGCGCTCGGCTTCGGCTTCCGCTGCGGCTTCCTGGGCCTCCTGCATCTTGAGGTCATCCGCGACCGGCTGGAACGCGAATATGACCTCGATCTCATCACCACCGCGCCCTCGGTGGTGTTCAAGCTGCACATGAAGTCGGGTCAGGTGGTCGAGCTGCACAATCCCGCCGACATGCCCGACGTGATGCTGATCGACCACATCCAGGAACCCCGGATCAAGGCCACCATCATGGTGCCCGACGAATACCTGGGCGACATCCTCAAGCTCTGCCAGGACCGGCGCGGCATCCAACTGAACCTCACCTATGCCGGGTCGCGCGCCATGGTCGAATACGACCTGCCGCTGGCCGAGGTGGTGTTCGACTTCTACGACCGGCTGAAATCGGTGACCAAGGGCTATGCCAGCTTCGACTACCAGCTTGCGGAGTACCGCGAGGACCATCTGGTCAAGATGTCGATTCTGGTGAACGAGGAACCTGTCGATGCCCTGTCGATGATGGTCCACCGCGACCGGGCCGAGATGCGCGGCCGCGCCATGGTGGAAAAGCTCAAGGACCTGATCCCCCGCCACATGTTCAAGATCCCGATCCAGGCCGCCATCGGAGGCCGCGTGATCGCGCGCGAGACGCTGTCGGCCATGCGCAAGGACGTTACCGCGAAATGCTACGGCGGCGACGCGACCCGGAAGAAGAAGCTTCTGGAGAAGCAGAAGGCCGGGAAGAAGCGGATGCGCCAGTTCGGGAAGGTCGAGATCCCGCAGGAGGCTTTCATCAGCGCGCTGAAGATGGATGGCTAG
- a CDS encoding copper chaperone PCu(A)C, giving the protein MLSRILPAAFAALLAFPALAHDGVHIENAYARVAASGSGAVFFDIVNHAAEADRLVAAASDAAARVELHTHVQDAQGVMRMVEVKDGIPVGANETRSLMRGGDHVMLMGLTRPLKDGDVISVTLTFERGEAITVEVPVDNARKAGDGAHGHGHGEQSGHNMHNHHGAPTAVDTAGMADADAIVAVMMAQFDRPEAPLNVGPVTVEGVHALASWAQDDKGGRALLQRRDGQWTIVLCGGADLRLPSFLTQHGVGPAERLAAAFAGAEDAMGSEKVALWSSFEGIVMVGGVHTGH; this is encoded by the coding sequence ATGCTGTCCCGCATCCTTCCCGCCGCATTCGCGGCCCTTCTGGCCTTTCCCGCACTCGCCCATGACGGCGTCCACATCGAGAACGCCTATGCCCGCGTCGCCGCCTCCGGTTCGGGGGCGGTGTTCTTCGACATCGTCAACCACGCGGCCGAGGCCGACCGCCTGGTCGCCGCCGCCTCGGATGCTGCCGCCCGCGTCGAACTGCACACCCATGTGCAGGATGCGCAGGGCGTGATGCGCATGGTCGAGGTGAAGGACGGCATCCCGGTCGGCGCGAACGAGACGCGCAGCCTCATGCGCGGGGGCGACCACGTCATGCTGATGGGCCTGACGCGGCCGCTCAAGGACGGCGACGTGATATCGGTCACCCTGACCTTTGAGCGCGGCGAGGCGATCACCGTCGAGGTTCCGGTGGATAATGCCCGCAAGGCCGGCGACGGCGCGCATGGCCACGGTCACGGCGAGCAGTCGGGCCACAACATGCACAACCACCATGGCGCCCCGACGGCGGTCGACACGGCCGGCATGGCCGATGCCGATGCGATCGTTGCCGTCATGATGGCCCAGTTCGACCGCCCCGAGGCGCCCCTGAACGTTGGCCCCGTGACCGTCGAGGGCGTGCATGCGCTGGCCTCCTGGGCGCAGGATGACAAGGGCGGCCGCGCCCTGCTGCAACGGCGTGACGGGCAGTGGACCATCGTGCTGTGCGGTGGCGCCGACCTGCGCCTGCCGTCCTTCCTGACGCAGCACGGCGTCGGCCCCGCGGAACGGCTGGCGGCCGCCTTTGCCGGTGCCGAGGATGCGATGGGCAGCGAGAAGGTGGCGCTTTGGTCCTCCTTCGAAGGCATCGTGATGGTGGGCGGCGTCCATACCGGGCACTGA
- a CDS encoding NAD-dependent deacylase — protein sequence MKRIVVLTGAGVSAESGLGTFRDRDGLWSQYDLNEVATPEGFARNPQKVLDFYNARRANAAGARPNAAHLALARLGAALRERLVLVTQNVDVLHEQAGSTGVIHMHGRLDRARCTGCGADWQAPAVMQATDPCPACGAPATRPDIVWFGEEPKMMDEIEQAVRGCGVFVSIGTSGVVWPAAGLVARANFYARAHTVEINMEPTGADGAFADRRLGPASVTVPAWVDEVLARGP from the coding sequence ATGAAACGGATCGTCGTTCTGACGGGGGCGGGGGTATCTGCGGAAAGCGGGCTGGGCACGTTCCGCGACCGGGACGGGCTATGGTCGCAATACGACCTGAACGAGGTCGCGACGCCCGAGGGGTTTGCCCGCAATCCGCAGAAGGTGCTCGATTTCTACAACGCGCGTCGGGCGAATGCCGCGGGCGCGCGGCCCAATGCGGCGCATCTGGCACTGGCGCGGCTGGGCGCCGCGCTGCGCGAGCGGCTGGTGCTGGTGACGCAGAATGTGGACGTGCTGCATGAACAGGCCGGATCAACCGGGGTGATCCACATGCACGGGCGGCTGGACCGCGCGCGCTGCACCGGTTGCGGGGCGGACTGGCAGGCCCCGGCGGTGATGCAGGCCACCGACCCCTGCCCCGCCTGCGGCGCCCCCGCGACGCGGCCCGATATCGTCTGGTTCGGCGAGGAGCCGAAGATGATGGACGAGATCGAGCAGGCCGTGCGCGGCTGCGGTGTCTTTGTGTCGATCGGCACCTCGGGGGTGGTATGGCCCGCCGCCGGGCTGGTGGCGCGGGCGAACTTCTACGCCCGCGCGCATACGGTCGAGATCAACATGGAGCCGACCGGGGCGGATGGCGCCTTTGCCGATCGCCGCCTGGGACCGGCGAGCGTCACCGTGCCCGCCTGGGTGGACGAGGTGCTGGCGCGGGGGCCCTGA
- a CDS encoding low molecular weight phosphotyrosine protein phosphatase yields MAQRILFVCLGNICRSPTAEGVFRTMAARAGLDAQADSAGTGGWHRGEPPHPETVATAARRGYDLSSLRARQVVAADFGRFDLIIAMDGQNLRDLARLAPPGAPEPRLLLPYAPQLSRSDLPDPWYTGDFEETLDLVEAACAGLIDRLR; encoded by the coding sequence ATGGCGCAGCGTATCCTGTTCGTCTGTCTCGGCAACATCTGTCGCTCGCCCACGGCCGAGGGCGTGTTCCGCACCATGGCCGCGCGCGCGGGCCTTGATGCCCAGGCCGACAGCGCAGGCACCGGCGGCTGGCATCGGGGTGAACCCCCGCATCCCGAAACGGTCGCGACCGCCGCCCGCCGGGGCTATGATCTGTCGTCGCTGCGCGCGCGGCAGGTCGTGGCGGCCGACTTCGGCCGGTTCGACCTGATCATTGCAATGGATGGGCAGAACCTGCGCGATCTGGCGCGGCTGGCGCCGCCCGGTGCCCCCGAACCACGCCTGCTGCTGCCCTATGCGCCGCAACTGTCCCGCAGCGATCTTCCCGACCCCTGGTACACCGGCGATTTCGAGGAAACGCTGGACCTTGTCGAAGCCGCCTGCGCGGGTCTGATCGACCGGCTGCGCTAG
- a CDS encoding alpha/beta fold hydrolase, with the protein MTPLVLLPGMMCDARLFGAQIGALSARWPVMTHPIGFAASMEGLAEQVLARAPQRFALAGLSMGGIVAMEILRQAPGRVERVALMDTNPLAEPPEVAARRPAQVARALAGELADVMRDEMKPNYLAESNTALLDLCLDMALALGPQVFARQSQALATRPDQTATLAAFRGPALVLMGAEDRLCPRDRHDLMHRLMPQSRLAIVPGAGHLPPLEQPHATTAELIRWLEE; encoded by the coding sequence ATGACACCGCTGGTCCTGCTGCCGGGCATGATGTGCGATGCCCGCCTGTTCGGCGCGCAGATCGGCGCGCTGTCGGCCCGATGGCCGGTGATGACGCATCCCATCGGGTTCGCGGCCAGCATGGAGGGTCTTGCCGAACAGGTGCTGGCCCGCGCCCCGCAGCGCTTTGCCCTGGCCGGTCTCTCGATGGGCGGGATCGTGGCCATGGAGATCCTGCGGCAGGCCCCCGGCCGCGTGGAACGTGTTGCCCTGATGGATACGAACCCGCTGGCCGAGCCGCCCGAAGTGGCCGCGCGCCGCCCCGCGCAGGTCGCCCGCGCGCTTGCCGGGGAACTCGCCGACGTGATGCGCGACGAGATGAAGCCGAACTACCTGGCAGAGAGCAACACAGCGCTGCTCGACCTCTGCCTCGACATGGCACTGGCCCTTGGCCCGCAGGTGTTCGCGCGGCAGTCACAGGCACTTGCCACACGTCCTGACCAGACCGCCACGCTTGCAGCCTTTCGCGGGCCCGCACTGGTCCTTATGGGGGCCGAGGATCGGCTATGCCCGCGTGACCGGCACGATCTGATGCACCGATTGATGCCGCAGTCGCGGTTGGCGATCGTGCCGGGCGCAGGCCATCTGCCACCCCTTGAACAACCGCACGCAACGACGGCGGAACTGATCCGCTGGCTGGAGGAATGA